A region from the Candidatus Bathyarchaeota archaeon genome encodes:
- a CDS encoding N-acetyltransferase, producing MFHIRLAPGKYSYLKYSIEGGDMKILSTYTPEEFRGRGLAALLMEEALKYAKENNLRVVPECSYARYYLEKRMGQHSSVLKS from the coding sequence ATGTTTCATATAAGATTGGCGCCTGGGAAATACTCCTACCTCAAGTACTCCATCGAAGGCGGCGACATGAAGATATTGAGCACGTATACTCCTGAGGAGTTCAGGGGGAGGGGCCTCGCGGCCCTCCTCATGGAAGAAGCGTTGAAGTATGCCAAGGAGAATAATCTAAGAGTGGTGCCGGAGTGCAGCTACGCGAGATATTACCTGGAGAAGAGGATGGGTCAGCACAGCAGTGTCTTAAAATCGTAG